The Candidatus Margulisiibacteriota bacterium genome contains the following window.
AAAAGATCCTCCTCAAACTCTCCGGTGAAATTTTCGGCGGCGAACAAAAGTACGGAATTGACCTCAAGGTCTTGCACACGGTTGCCAAAGAGGTCAAACTAGTCAGAGAAGCGGGGGTTGGGGTCGCCGTCGTTGTTGGCGGCGGGAATATTTTCCGCGGGGTGGCGGGAGCGGTTAACGGGATCGACCGGGCGACCGGCGACTACATGGGGATGCTGGCCACGGTCATTAATTCGCTGGCGATCCAGGACGCCCTGGAAAAACAAGGGGTTAATTGCCGGGTCCAGACCGCCATCGATATGCGCTCCGTCGCCGAACCTTTTATCCGGCGGAGAGCGATCCGCCACATGGAAAAGGGGCGGGTGGTGGTGCTGGCGGCTGGAACAGGGAACCCTTATTTTTCAACCGATACGACTGCCGCGTTAAGGGCGGCCGAGCTCGATGTCGACGTTATTATCAAAGCGACCAAAGTTGACGGCGTCTACGACAAAGATCCGCTGAAACATAAGGACGCGAAAAAATTCAGCCGGATTACCCATATGGAAGTTATTCAGAAGCGGTTGGGCGTATTGGACTCAACCGCCGTCTCGCTCTGCATGGACAATAAGATCCCGATCCTGGTCCTCGACCTGCTCAAGCCGGGGAACATTAGACAAGCCGTCCTGGGGAAAAAAGTCGGGACGATCATCGAAGCCGAATAAGGGGGACAAAATGGATATCGTAAAAAGCCATGAAATAGGAATGCAAAAAGCGATCGAGATTTTGAAGAAAAACTTCTCCGGCATCAGGACCGGCCGGGCCAATCCGGCGCTGCTCGACAACCTTCACGTAGAATACTATGGGTCCAGCGTGCCGCTGAAGCAGGTCGCCTCGGTGGCCGCTCCGGAAGCCCGGCTCCTTCAGATCACCGCCTACGATAAAACGGCGGTCGTTGGGATCGAAAAAGCGATTCAGGCCTCGGACCTCGGGTTGACGCCGAAGACCGAGGGCGGAGTGATCCGCTTGGTTCTGCCGGAGCTTTCCGAACAGCGCCGCAAAGATCTCACTAAAGTGATCAAGAAAGAGACGGAAGACGCCAAGGTCGTGGTCCGCAACATCAGACGCGACGCGATGGAAGAGCTAAAAAAACAGAAGGCCGATAAGGTTATTACCGAAGACCAGCAATCCCTGTTCGATAAAAAGGTTCAGGAATTGACCGACAAATATTGCGCCGAAGCCGACCACCTGGCCGCCGCCAAAGAAAAGGAAGTTCTTTCCATTTAACAGCCGCCAGGAGCAGGGGCGATCTCCCTTGGTCCTGGGCGCTGGGCCAAACCCGGTAGCCTGAATACCGACATGGAAAAAAACATCCCAAGACACGTCGCCATCATTATGGACGGCAATGGCCGTTGGGCGAAAAAGCGCGGCTTGCCGAGAATCGCCGGCCACAAAGAAGGGGCGGAATCGCTCCGCGCCGTTTTGCGCGCGGCAAACGAGCTCGGGGTCGAGTATCTGACCGTCTACGCTTTTTCCACGGAAAACTGGGGGCGGCCGAAAGAGGAAATCGATTTTTTGATGGGACTGCTTTCGATGACGATCGATCGGGAACTGGGCGAACTGGCTAAAAACGGGGTCAAGGTCCAATTCCTTGGCCGGCTGGCGAAGTTTTCTCCCGATCTTCAGAAGAAGATGCGCCTGGCAATGGAGAAAACCGCCGCCGGGAGCAAAAGCACTTTGAGCATCATGGTCAACTACGGCGGACGGGCCGAGATCGTCGACGCGGTTAACCGCTTGATTGCCGAGGGGAAGAAAGAGATCGACGAAGCCGACCTTCAGGCCAAGCTGTATACCAGCGAGATGCCGGACCCCGACCTGCTGATCAGGACCGCTTCCGAGATGCGGATCTCTAATTTTCTACTCTGGCAAATAGCCTACGCGGAACTTTATGTAACGGATCTCTTCTGGCCGGAATTCAGGGCGAAACAATTTAATCAAGCGATCGAGGCCTACCAGAAAAGGGAAAGGCGATTCGGTAAACTATGAAGCTCCGGGCACTGACCATCGCGATCGGCATGCCGATCGTTTTAGGCTGCATTTATTATGGGAACCTCCCGTTCCTTTTGATGATCTTGGCTCTGGCGATCTTCTCGATCAATGAGTTTTACAACCTGATGATGAAGAAAGGGTTTTTCCCCGCTTATTATGTCGGCAATATTATTACGATATTTTTTATCACTTTTTCTTATTACTCTTTGAAAAGAAGCTGGGAGCCGGCCCATTCGGCCATCCTAACAATTGCGGTGGCGATAACCCTAATATCAGGGATTTTCCTGAAGCGGGAAAAGGACACGATTGTTGACGTAGCCGTAACCGTTTTAGGAATGATTTATATCGGTTGGTTTTTCAGCTATCTTATTTTTATCCGCAGTTTGACCGATCATGGCGGCTATCTTTTTTTCCTGGTCTTTACGGTCTGGGCGATGGACTCGGCCGCTTACCTGGCCGGGAGAGCCTTCGGACACACTCCGCTGGCCCCTTCGATCTCCCCCAAAAAGACCTGGGAAGGAGCGATTGCCGGGTTTGTCGTTTGCTTGCTGGCCGCCGGGATTTTCAGCCAAACGGCGCAAATTGACTTGTGGCACGCGCTGATCCTTGGGGTTTTGATCGGGATTGCCGGCCAATTTTCCGACTTGATTGAGTCGCTGATCAAGCGGGATGCTGGGGTCAAAGATTCGTCAAATATCGTTCCCGGTCATGGCGGGGTGCTGGACCGGATCGATTCATTTGTCCTGACCGCCCCCTTGATGTATTATTACGTGGTCTGGATATTATTGAGGTAATTAATGCATAAGCTGCAGCGCACGACCGAACATCTTATCAAGATCGCCCTTATTGAAGATATTGGCGATGGCGACATTACGACCAAAGCGGTCATTCCGGCCGATAGGCGGGTAACGGCCCGGATCACCGCCAAGGAGGCCGGGATCATTGCCGGCTTGGAAATAGCCCGGGAGGTTTTCCGCCAGATAGACCGCCGGGTCAGGCTAACTCAAAAGGTCAAAGATGGGGCTTCGGTTAAAAAAGGGACGGTAATCGCGACTCTGAAAGGGCCGGCGCGGGCGATCCTGACCGGCGAACGGACCGCCTTAAATTTCCTTCAGCATTTATCCGGGATCGCGACCTTAACCGGTGAATACGTTGAGAAAATTAGGGGGACCGGAGCGATCCTGCTGGACACCAGAAAGACCACGCCTGGCTGGCGGGCGATCGAAAAGTATGCCGTTAAACTGGGCGGGGGAGAGAACCATCGGCTTGGTCTTTATGATGAGGTCTTGATCAAGGACAATCATATTAAGATCAACAAAACGATCGAAAAAGCGGTCGATGCCGCCAAGATCTACCTGGGACGAAAGCCGGTCGAAGTCGAAGCCGGTACGCTAGCGGAAGTTAGGCGTGCCATAGAAGCCGGGGCCGACCGGGCACTCTTGGACAATCTGACACTTACAGCGCTAAAAGCCGGAGCGTTAATGTGTAAAAAAGCCCGGGTTGTTTCCGAGGCCTCCGGTGGGATTACCATCAAGAACATCAGGGCGGTCGCTAAGACCGGGGTTGATTACATTTCGGTCGGCGCTTTGACCCACTCCGCCCGCGCTTTGGATATAAATTTAAAGATAGGATAGCCAAATAGTTCCACGTGGAACATTTATGACGCAAAAATACATATTAAAATCCATATATGAGGCTGGCCGGCCCAATTTTAAGATAGATTATGCCAAGGAGCTGACCGAAGAGCAGCTGCCGATCGTCACCGCCCCGGGCGGGCCGATGCTGGTCATTGCCGGGGCCGGTTCCGGCAAGACCAGAACGATTACCTATCGGGTCGCGTACCTGGTTGAATCTGGAATTCCGCTTGATCGGATCCTGCTGGTCACCTTTACCAATAAAGCGGCCAGAGAAATGGTTTCCCGGGTAGAGAACCTGCTGCGGCAAGACATCAAAGATCTTTGCGGGGGGACCTTCCATCACGTTGGCAATTTGTTGCTGCGCCGTTACGCTAAGTTGATCGGCTATGAACAGAATTTTACGATCCTCGACCGGGCCGATTCCAAAGACCTGATCGATAATTCCATCGCCGATTGCAGTATTGATACGAAAGCAAAACGGTTTCCTAAAGGGGACAGCCTGGCCGCTCTTTTCGGCCTGGCGGTCAACACCGGGCGGAGCATTGTGGATGTGATCGCCTATAATTACGCCCAATTCGAGCCGCAGGCGGAAGAGATCGAAGCTGTTTTTAAAATGTACAACCAGCACAAAAGAAAAAGCAACCTGATGGATTTCGACGACCTGCTTTTTAACTGGTGGAAGCTGCTGGCGGAGAATGAAGATGTCGCCCGGCGCTATTCAAGTAAATTTCTCCACATCCTAGTCGATGAGTATCAAGATACCAATCACCTCCAGGCCAAGATCATGGATATTTTAGCCAGAGAACACCGGAACATCATGGTTGTGGGCGACGATAGCCAGTCGATCTACAGCTTCCGCGGCGCGCACTTTAAAAACATCATTAACTTCCCCAAAGTTTATCCGGACGCCGGCCTCTATAAGCTGGAGGTCAATCATCGTTCCACTCCGGAAATCTTGATGGTCGCCAACGCCTCGATCAGCCTGGCGAAGGAGAAGTTCGACAAACGCTTAAGATCAAAAAGGCCGAGCGGGCAAAAGCCGGCGGTCGTGCCGTTGGTCAATGTTTTTTCCCAGGCTTCGTTCATTGCCCAGCGAATGCTGGAGCTGCGCGATGAGGGTTCGTCCCTGAATGAAATGGCGATCCTCTACCGTTCGCACTACCAGTCGATGGAGATCCAGATGGAGCTGACCAAACGGGGAATTCCGTTCGAGGTCCGTTCCGGGATCCGGTTTTTTGAAGAAGCGCACATCAAAGACGTTTTGGCCTTTTTGAAGATCTTCCATAATCCCAAAGATGAGATCTCCTGGACCAGGATTTTAAAGCTTTTGCCGAAAGTCGGACCGCGGACCGCGGAAAAGATCTTCCAGCATATTAACCAGACGATCGACGCGGTCGCGGCCATTACCTCGGAGCAGGTCGTCGGGCTGGTCCCGGCGGCCGCCCAGCGCGACTTCCGCGTTTTTCAGCAGACGTTGCGCGACCTGCTGGACAAGATCGATTCGCCGGCGGAAATGGTGAAGATCATCGCCGGTTCTAATTACGCCGAATACATCAAAGCGCAATACGCCAATTTTCGGGAGAGATTGGAGGACCTGGAACAGCTTGGCAGTTACGCCACGCAATTTAAATCGCTGGAAGATTTGTTGAGCTCGCTGGCTCTTGTTTCCGGGATCGAAGCGGAAACAGTCGTTGACGGCGGCGAACCGGAAAAAGAGGCCTGCGTTCTGTCCTCGATCCATCAGGCCAAAGGGCTGGAATGGAAGATCGTTTTCGTCGCCTGGCTGGCCGACGGCCGCTTTCCGTCGTATCTTTCCTTTAATAAAGAAGAAGAGATGGAAGAAGAGCGCCGCTTGTTCTATGTTGCCGTGACCAGGGCGAAGGACGAGCTATATCTGACCTACCCCTTGGTTTATTCCGGCTATGAAGGGGAAGTGATCCTGAAGGAGTCGCGCTTTCTGGAAGAGATCCCGGAAAACTATTATGAAAAGTGGGCGGTGGAAGAGGAGAAGCGTTCCTCCTGGCCGAGCGGGACCAAGTGGGAAGACAAGGGGAGCGAAGAAGACGAAGCCATCGACTTAAGTCAATACCGCGAAGTCAAGGTTCA
Protein-coding sequences here:
- the pyrH gene encoding UMP kinase, with amino-acid sequence MTRPYKKILLKLSGEIFGGEQKYGIDLKVLHTVAKEVKLVREAGVGVAVVVGGGNIFRGVAGAVNGIDRATGDYMGMLATVINSLAIQDALEKQGVNCRVQTAIDMRSVAEPFIRRRAIRHMEKGRVVVLAAGTGNPYFSTDTTAALRAAELDVDVIIKATKVDGVYDKDPLKHKDAKKFSRITHMEVIQKRLGVLDSTAVSLCMDNKIPILVLDLLKPGNIRQAVLGKKVGTIIEAE
- the frr gene encoding ribosome recycling factor, yielding MDIVKSHEIGMQKAIEILKKNFSGIRTGRANPALLDNLHVEYYGSSVPLKQVASVAAPEARLLQITAYDKTAVVGIEKAIQASDLGLTPKTEGGVIRLVLPELSEQRRKDLTKVIKKETEDAKVVVRNIRRDAMEELKKQKADKVITEDQQSLFDKKVQELTDKYCAEADHLAAAKEKEVLSI
- the uppS gene encoding polyprenyl diphosphate synthase, with product MEKNIPRHVAIIMDGNGRWAKKRGLPRIAGHKEGAESLRAVLRAANELGVEYLTVYAFSTENWGRPKEEIDFLMGLLSMTIDRELGELAKNGVKVQFLGRLAKFSPDLQKKMRLAMEKTAAGSKSTLSIMVNYGGRAEIVDAVNRLIAEGKKEIDEADLQAKLYTSEMPDPDLLIRTASEMRISNFLLWQIAYAELYVTDLFWPEFRAKQFNQAIEAYQKRERRFGKL
- a CDS encoding phosphatidate cytidylyltransferase; translation: MKLRALTIAIGMPIVLGCIYYGNLPFLLMILALAIFSINEFYNLMMKKGFFPAYYVGNIITIFFITFSYYSLKRSWEPAHSAILTIAVAITLISGIFLKREKDTIVDVAVTVLGMIYIGWFFSYLIFIRSLTDHGGYLFFLVFTVWAMDSAAYLAGRAFGHTPLAPSISPKKTWEGAIAGFVVCLLAAGIFSQTAQIDLWHALILGVLIGIAGQFSDLIESLIKRDAGVKDSSNIVPGHGGVLDRIDSFVLTAPLMYYYVVWILLR
- the nadC gene encoding carboxylating nicotinate-nucleotide diphosphorylase; this encodes MHKLQRTTEHLIKIALIEDIGDGDITTKAVIPADRRVTARITAKEAGIIAGLEIAREVFRQIDRRVRLTQKVKDGASVKKGTVIATLKGPARAILTGERTALNFLQHLSGIATLTGEYVEKIRGTGAILLDTRKTTPGWRAIEKYAVKLGGGENHRLGLYDEVLIKDNHIKINKTIEKAVDAAKIYLGRKPVEVEAGTLAEVRRAIEAGADRALLDNLTLTALKAGALMCKKARVVSEASGGITIKNIRAVAKTGVDYISVGALTHSARALDINLKIG
- a CDS encoding ATP-dependent helicase encodes the protein MTQKYILKSIYEAGRPNFKIDYAKELTEEQLPIVTAPGGPMLVIAGAGSGKTRTITYRVAYLVESGIPLDRILLVTFTNKAAREMVSRVENLLRQDIKDLCGGTFHHVGNLLLRRYAKLIGYEQNFTILDRADSKDLIDNSIADCSIDTKAKRFPKGDSLAALFGLAVNTGRSIVDVIAYNYAQFEPQAEEIEAVFKMYNQHKRKSNLMDFDDLLFNWWKLLAENEDVARRYSSKFLHILVDEYQDTNHLQAKIMDILAREHRNIMVVGDDSQSIYSFRGAHFKNIINFPKVYPDAGLYKLEVNHRSTPEILMVANASISLAKEKFDKRLRSKRPSGQKPAVVPLVNVFSQASFIAQRMLELRDEGSSLNEMAILYRSHYQSMEIQMELTKRGIPFEVRSGIRFFEEAHIKDVLAFLKIFHNPKDEISWTRILKLLPKVGPRTAEKIFQHINQTIDAVAAITSEQVVGLVPAAAQRDFRVFQQTLRDLLDKIDSPAEMVKIIAGSNYAEYIKAQYANFRERLEDLEQLGSYATQFKSLEDLLSSLALVSGIEAETVVDGGEPEKEACVLSSIHQAKGLEWKIVFVAWLADGRFPSYLSFNKEEEMEEERRLFYVAVTRAKDELYLTYPLVYSGYEGEVILKESRFLEEIPENYYEKWAVEEEKRSSWPSGTKWEDKGSEEDEAIDLSQYREVKVQKNNRDNFEAVDISELLG